AGGCGTTAAAATATAAAAATATGAAATACGGTCGCGGCGAAGGACTTTACATAGACGAGAACAATGTTTATGTGATTTTGGACAACAATGGCGATAAGAGAAAATATGATTCTTCGGATAGGCGGCCATTGCTTCTCATTATGGAGAGACCTAAGTAAAAAGGTTTACAAATCCCAAATAACCGAATTTCTATGCAAAGTTTAAAATGTCAAATTATTTAACATTAATAAGACTTATGCGAAGCCGGAAAAGACAAATCCTCCATTAAATAGTATTCCAACTATTGCATCAATAACATCTTCCTGGATTTTACAAAATTGCCCCCTTAATCTGTAAATGTAGACTCCGCTGGACACCTTTACTCCGGCTTCATTTTTACCATCTCATCATTGTTTTACCTGCGAAATAAGTAAGTTCTCTAAACCACATATCTTAATTTTAATAAGAACCGGTCAATAGTAGCCTTACTTCAGCGCTTTCGCTTTATGATAATTATTGTCATGTCGTCATTCTGCGATGCATCACCGAAGTGCAAATTGGCTGCAGCAATGATCTTCTCAATGATTTCGCTGGCAGAATCTCCGCTATTGTGTTGGACAATTTCCTGAAGTCTTTCCTCACCAAATTCTTCCATCCGTTCATTCATGGCTTCAGAAATTCCGTCTGAATAAATTAGCAACAGGTCGTTCGGATGAATGGATATCTCATCTCTCACATAGGAGACATTCTCTTTAAGACCAAGGGCAATCCCCCGGGTTTCCAGTGGGACAGGTTTTTTTCCCGCAGAGAAAAGGATCGGTAAATTGTGTCCGGCATTAGTATAACATAAGGTATTTTTCCGGGTATCCAAAATTCCATAAAAAAGAGAAACAAATGTTCGCGAGTCCGTACTGTGGAATAAAAGTTTATTTGCCCCCTCGAGACAGCCATCTGCATTTACATCGAAAAATGTTTGTCCTCGAATAGTTGCCTGCAGGTTTGACATCACCAGGGAAGCTGCCAGTCCCTTGCCGCTTACATCTCCCAACCCGATCGCTAGTTGATCATCATCCAGACGGATAAAATCATAATAATCTCCCCCAACATTTAAAGCGGGAATACTCATTCCGACAATATCGTAGCCATCGATTTCGGGGTTGGACTTTGGCAGGAGATTTATTTGAATATTTCTTGCCATTTTCGCTTCTTCCACCACCCTGATTCGCGTCTCCTCTGCTTTCCTGCGTTCGGTAATGTCGCGATAGATTGCATAAACTCCCATCTGTTTGCCATTATTAATAATAGGAGCCCCGATAATCCAGACATCAATAAGAGACCCGTCTTTACGTTTACGTTTTGTATCACTGTCAGTTCTTTGGCCATGAACCACCATCTTGGAATTCGCAGCAGCATGTTCTTTGTACTC
This window of the candidate division KSB1 bacterium genome carries:
- a CDS encoding PAS domain S-box protein, translating into MTETKKAEEELRIQKAYFEKLFNSDPEAIVLHDNNNIVVKVNDEFTRLFGYSSEEAIGMPVNELVASKEFQDEVSENFNRVIHGQTVEVESKRKRKDGTLFDVSILHARILHGDNQMGVYAIYHRDITERKQAEEELNVEKIYLEELFNSAPEAIVLHDNNDIVVNVNDEFTRMFGYSREEAIGKPINDLVVSEEYKEHAAANSKMVVHGQRTDSDTKRKRKDGSLIDVWIIGAPIINNGKQMGVYAIYRDITERRKAEETRIRVVEEAKMARNIQINLLPKSNPEIDGYDIVGMSIPALNVGGDYYDFIRLDDDQLAIGLGDVSGKGLAASLVMSNLQATIRGQTFFDVNADGCLEGANKLLFHSTDSRTFVSLFYGILDTRKNTLCYTNAGHNLPILFSAGKKPVPLETRGIALGLKENVSYVRDEISIHPNDLLLIYSDGISEAMNERMEEFGEERLQEIVQHNSGDSASEIIEKIIAAANLHFGDASQNDDMTIIIIKRKR